The following is a genomic window from Cyanobacterium sp. T60_A2020_053.
CCTATACTTTTATCTGTACTCATATAATACTCCCTCAGCCAACAGGCTTCTAAGAATTTTATCTTATATAAGTACCAAAAACGACTTGGTTTCCAAACGGAATCCTCTGCTTCTATACAACATAACGGCTGATTGAGATATTCCCACATTGCACAAGTCATGTTTCTGAGACGATAAAGCATAAAAACCTCCCCTGTTATCTATTTTCCTTTGCTACGGCTATGACTCAAAATATTTTTAGCTTTCACTAAAACCATACTTCACCATCCTAACTGACAGTTTTTGCGGTGACACAGTTTCGCTTAATTATTTAGCTTAATTTAATATTTCGTACATTTATAATTTGACCGATTTTCACTATAAATGTATCACCGTTAAAAATAGAGCTAGAGGGCGAAAAATAGCGAAAAACTCTTATTTTTGCCCTAAAATCCCCAAAATTACCCTTTAAAAATTGTAGTAATATTTGATAATTCAGTTAATTTTTGCAAAAGCTATTGACTTCTGGTGATGTCTATGGTAATTTGACCATCAAAATCAGGGATGGGGGGCGCTGGTTTTGATAATTTTACCCTTACTTTTGTCACTAAATCTAGTTGTAGTATATCTTGGGCAATTACTTCCGCTAATTTTTCCACTAGGGCAAACTTGGCGTTTTGAATAACCTGTTTCGTGATATTAATTGCCTGACGGTAATCAACACTATGGGTTAAATCGTCACTATTACCTGATTTTTGCAAGTCAACCCATAAGGTTAAATCCACAATAAACCATTGCCCTAAAACTCTTTCTTCGGCAATAAATCCTGTGTAGCCGTAGGCTTTGATATTACTTACTTTGATACAATCCATTTTTTAATCAATTTATGGTGATGAGAAGTTTTTAATACTTAATTCTTAGTGCGTAAATCCTAAATTATCCACTGTCAATTGTCAATTGTTAATCTCTGCTTCGACTCGATTTTTTTTCAAGGTTTGTTGTAGTCGCATGGCTTGATGGGGATAAAGCAAAAAAGGTAATTTTTGGGGTAAATTTTCCAGCGCCCTCCGTGCCACATCTAAGTTACAACCTGAAATACGAGAAATAGCATTAGCGCCCTCAAAAGTAGCGGTATCATCAGAAGCATGATGAATAGTTAAATTACAGTGGGGGGAGATTAATTCCCCTTTTTCGATGCGTTTTAAACTGTCAATGGTTGCTAAGACAATCAGTTTATCACCGACGGATAAACGTAAATCGTCAGAAGGTAAATAAATGACATCTTTTGTCGCGCCATTTTGATAAAAAATGGGTACGACACTGTAACCGTAAGCAATTTGTGCTAAAAGTAAATGATGGAGGGTGTCATTTCCTTCGATA
Proteins encoded in this region:
- the folB gene encoding dihydroneopterin aldolase — protein: MDCIKVSNIKAYGYTGFIAEERVLGQWFIVDLTLWVDLQKSGNSDDLTHSVDYRQAINITKQVIQNAKFALVEKLAEVIAQDILQLDLVTKVRVKLSKPAPPIPDFDGQITIDITRSQ